The Girardinichthys multiradiatus isolate DD_20200921_A chromosome 23, DD_fGirMul_XY1, whole genome shotgun sequence DNA segment attttccatgcaTTCAGGAAtgcatggaaaataaaataaatctaatctTAAATCCACATTTTAAGAATTGTGTCTTAAATTCTTATCTATAATTTccttacttttttctttcttacggGTCAGTTTTGACCAATATATATTTACTTCAAgaaacaagttttattttttttcaaaaataaaactagtAATCAAtcatataaaacaataacatgtaCATTTGCAAGGTCAAACAAACAACTTTCGATCAAGCAAATCAAACCAGAATAAATCAAGTAGATCCAAAAAAAACTGTGCATGAACATGCATGGGTGGTTCGAAAATGACACTTTTACAGCTGCATATTTGTGAAAAGCTGACATCAGTATCTTATTTCTGTCAATGCGTCCCAGAGACGGCCTCATTGCTGGATCTTTGCTCTCTAGCAAGGAGAAAATCTCCAATGAAGGCATCCAGGTCAGTGCACGTGTTTGTCCTTCCAAGTTTGTCAAAGCAATGATGACTTTTTAGTGACAATGGCATAAACAGATCAGAACATGTCTTGATGTCACTTTGCGTCAACGGCAAACCTTGTGATCTCAGTGGTCATTTTGATGACAGTTGCAGCAGCTGCCCTGCCAGGTACGTCAGGAGGCACTGAGCTCCAACAGATGTTGTCACCTTTGGATTTGAATGTTTCAGCAGGAGAGAGCAGCTTCAGCACTGGTGACCTCCTCATCACACTTAGATGTGTCAGTGTTGACCAGCTGATACTCCACATCATCTTCCTCCTCAGAAACCTGCTCATTTGTATTGCTATTATGGTGTCTCAGAATCCACAAAGATATGATCCAGAGCTTGGTTTATAATGCCTCATCTCCTTATTGTCTTCTTGTAAACTACAGATGTGAACTCTGCAGGTCACCAACTCTAAACTAAATTGGTCTTACATGTTACTTATTATTGTCTCATAATAATGTTATATTATAACTGAGCCTGACAACACAAAGGTTAAAATTTTCATCACATCATTTTATAATTGAGTAAAATCTTTTAGTCAGGTGGTGTAAGTAAGATTTTTGGATTATCTTTGTTTAAATAGTTGACAAAATCAAACAGAGCTgatgcaataaacacatttatgtTGTACTTTCATACTTTTAAAACTACGAGTTGAGTCATTGCCTAACCCAACACTAGAGGAAGGTTAAACAGTGTAAATTTGAGTTCTTGTGTGAACATTTCACCTCGTCTGTATAGAACAAGCCAAATACCATAAAGAGTTTAATGAAAATTTAAACCCAGTTTTCTGACGAATAttccacaaataaacaaaaatatcatTTGTATGGCTTGTTTTCTTTGATAGGTAGTTCCGCATTACACAACAAAATTCTTTAAATATACTCCACTATAATACTGCTGTCAGTAAACTGAAGGTAAATGTGACGGTATCATAGTATTCAGAGTGATGTAATGCTTCATATCGGTTGCTTTAGTCTGGTTTTGAATGTACGTGACCGCTCTCAGCTGTTCGTCTGCAATCTGCAGGTTGGTTGCGTTACCCTCAAACCAGGAAGTTTCTGGACTCAAGCAGCTAAGCCCCGCCTCTCTGAGCTGATGCAAGACAGAGCCCCTCCCCCTCTTCTATAAAAGCCCTGCGCTCAGCGGCGCTAGCTGCATCAGTCTTTTTACTACATGGAGGAAACACCGAGAACACAGCCGGAGGAGACCCCGGAGCTTCACGGACTGCAGTTAGGATGGTCTATATCGCCGCCGAGGAAAGCGTGGTTGAGATGATAGGGAAGTACTTCTTCCAGCACAAAACCCCGGGCCGTGGCTCGAGTTCGGCCCGGCGGGGAAGCGTTGAGAGCTGTGATGACAAAGACAGCAGCTGGCCTTGTAAgtagctttaaaaatgtttcattctaGTTTGTAAATGTGCAGTATTGTACAAATAATTTCTTTAAGTGTCACTAAGCTATAAAATCACATTATTGAAATATTGTCTTTTGGTTTATGGATAAATATCAGTGAAAAATGGACCTATATAACTCGGCgaacgacgcattgatctaGTTGAAACGTAATTTCCGTAACTGAAGTGCTGGCCTGACCTGTAAAGGGGAAGCGTTTACTGAACCTGAATCACATGATGCATTAAAGTGGTTGTGACCTCTGACGTTTCTCTGCCTCATCACAGCCGCAGATGTGGACGCTGGTCTGGAAGAGGAACAGCGGCTCCTCCATCAGCACCTGACCCGGCAGATAGAGTGCTGTCTGACGGAAGCCAAGCCGTCCGTCCTCCGCTGCCAGGTGCTGCTGCTGCCCCGCAACATGATCACCAGTGTCGGAAACCACATCCTGCGCTCCGCCACCGATGAGCCATGTGGTCTCCGAGGTGCCTCCATCAGGCTTTACGTTGAGAGCAAAGACGGCCTGAAGTCTGCGGGGAACATCGTGCCGGACCAAGCAGTCACCCCGACCTTTGAGCTCTCTGTGGTGTTCAAGATGGAGAAGGAGGATGGCTGGCACATCTTTGATTCTGGCAAAGTTCTGAAGCTGAGGCCAGAGTACCGGCTGGTGAAGAGGAAGC contains these protein-coding regions:
- the si:ch211-39i2.2 gene encoding DNA damage-inducible transcript 4-like protein-like — translated: MVYIAAEESVVEMIGKYFFQHKTPGRGSSSARRGSVESCDDKDSSWPSADVDAGLEEEQRLLHQHLTRQIECCLTEAKPSVLRCQVLLLPRNMITSVGNHILRSATDEPCGLRGASIRLYVESKDGLKSAGNIVPDQAVTPTFELSVVFKMEKEDGWHIFDSGKVLKLRPEYRLVKRKLYSSASPVIHDFS